The genomic interval GCTTTGTGGTCGATCTGGTTCAACGTTGTGCTCCTTTGGTCCTCCTTCACTATCTGCTTCTCCCCACCTTTCATCGTCACAACATAAGATGTGACGTATGAAGGTGGCGCACACCAGCGAACCACTACTGCCGAGCCGTTCCAGGACACTGAGCTCAGAGTGGGACTTTCTGGATGCTGGTCGGGCAACGAGATACCCGGGCACAAGCAGCCGAAAGAGTCAGCGAGGTCCTGACAGGGGGTCTGGTTCTCATTGCATTCGTGGTAGTCGCACCACTGGAATGTTCTAGCATCTGTAGTCATAGCAGGAGTGGATACATCCTCATATATGCTGTAGTCGTCTGTGGGAAAGACGGGACCCCTGGGAGGCACTCCTGTGCCTGCAGCGGACAGCGGACAGAAACCCCTGATGGAAAGCAGGCACACGATCACGAGCGGGAAGGGATGGTTCCTCATGGCAGGCGATGAGCtggaaataatattaaaaaaaacaataaaatccatCAGCAGAGTTGGCTAGTAATGTGCAATATGTAGTACTTTGAGGAGTACtattactacgctgtactttttatttttacttgagcaATTTTATTACCAAGTATCGCTACTCTTGAGTAATATTTCTGGATGCTCTATCCACTGTGAGTCACTTCACTGAATGActaac from Xiphophorus maculatus strain JP 163 A chromosome 11, X_maculatus-5.0-male, whole genome shotgun sequence carries:
- the LOC102218368 gene encoding leucine-rich repeat neuronal protein 4-like encodes the protein MRNHPFPLVIVCLLSIRGFCPLSAAGTGVPPRGPVFPTDDYSIYEDVSTPAMTTDARTFQWCDYHECNENQTPCQDLADSFGCLCPGISLPDQHPESPTLSSVSWNGSAVVVRWCAPPSYVTSYVVTMKGGEKQIVKEDQRSTTLNQIDHKAEVCVAAINDAGESGWSCMEYTPASNSLPLAAGLIGGALGLLLLILLVVLLCRRRRQKKKREATHV